The following coding sequences lie in one Steroidobacter denitrificans genomic window:
- the rnhB gene encoding ribonuclease HII, producing the protein MNSQWALDRAREGLLAGVDEAGRGPLAGPVVAAAVILDPRRRIRGIRDSKQLGEQARRHLAGKIRSVALAWSVAWADVEEIDTLNILEATHLAMRRALLGLRVRPAHVKVDGNRCPSFAGLALGCSFEAIVGGDRLEQCISAASILAKSTRDHMMTALDTIYPHYGLAKHKGYGTAMHYRALARWGASPIHRRSFAPVRLALEGRPASWPGA; encoded by the coding sequence ATGAACTCTCAATGGGCGCTGGATCGGGCTCGCGAGGGGCTGCTGGCCGGTGTCGATGAGGCCGGCCGTGGTCCGCTCGCCGGACCGGTCGTAGCGGCGGCGGTGATCCTCGATCCGCGCCGGCGTATTCGTGGCATCCGTGACTCGAAGCAGCTCGGCGAGCAGGCACGCCGGCATCTGGCCGGCAAGATACGCAGCGTGGCGCTGGCCTGGTCGGTGGCGTGGGCCGATGTCGAGGAAATCGATACGCTCAATATCCTGGAGGCGACCCATCTGGCGATGCGACGGGCGCTGCTGGGGCTACGGGTGCGTCCGGCACATGTAAAGGTCGACGGTAACCGTTGTCCGTCGTTTGCGGGTCTGGCGCTGGGTTGCAGCTTCGAGGCGATCGTCGGCGGCGATCGGCTGGAGCAATGCATCAGCGCGGCTTCCATTCTTGCGAAATCCACCCGCGATCACATGATGACGGCTCTGGATACGATTTATCCGCATTACGGATTGGCAAAGCACAAGGGCTACGGTACCGCAATGCATTATCGCGCACTGGCGCGCTGGGGCGCGAGTCCGATACACCGGCGCAGTTTCGCGCCTGTCAGGCTTGCTCTGGAGGGAAGACCCGCGAGTTGGCCTGGCGCCTGA
- the lpxB gene encoding lipid-A-disaccharide synthase, whose protein sequence is MSSRAAPFIVLVAGEASGDNLGAQLIDALRARLPQARFAGIAGPRMIAAGCEPWERAEELALMGLFEIVPHLPRLLRIRRRLRARVLEQRPDVYIGVDAKEFNLRLAPVIKAHGIPTVQYVSPQVWAWRQGRVRTIGRAVDLILCLLPFEKPFYDAHGVPAVFVGHPLADRIPLHLDPYEARDALGLVRQQICIGLLPGSRRGEVARLAPPFAATVKWLLERRPQLQFIAAPANEPARRILTAALAEAGVAERVRLADGQAQQVMAAADVLLLASGTATLEAALVKRPMVVAYRLGWPTSFLLKTLQLFRAPFFAQPNLLAGRQIVPEYFNRQVRAEVLGPALLAQLERADREQLMQTFTDMHGMLRRDASASAAAAIVALIDDGTECEAHGERRA, encoded by the coding sequence GTGTCCAGTAGGGCAGCGCCGTTCATCGTTCTGGTGGCCGGCGAGGCCTCCGGCGACAACCTCGGAGCCCAGCTGATCGATGCCTTGCGCGCCAGGCTGCCGCAGGCCCGCTTCGCCGGCATTGCCGGACCGCGGATGATTGCGGCTGGCTGCGAGCCCTGGGAACGCGCCGAGGAACTGGCCCTGATGGGGCTGTTCGAGATCGTTCCGCATTTGCCGCGCCTGCTGCGTATCCGCCGCAGGCTGCGGGCACGTGTGCTGGAGCAGCGCCCCGACGTATACATCGGCGTGGACGCCAAGGAGTTCAATCTTCGCCTGGCACCGGTCATCAAGGCGCATGGCATCCCCACCGTCCAGTATGTCAGCCCGCAGGTATGGGCCTGGCGTCAGGGCCGGGTACGCACGATCGGACGCGCCGTGGATCTCATCCTGTGCCTGCTGCCGTTCGAGAAGCCATTCTATGACGCGCATGGTGTACCCGCGGTTTTCGTCGGTCATCCACTGGCCGACCGGATTCCCCTGCATCTGGACCCTTACGAGGCGCGCGATGCGCTGGGATTGGTCCGGCAGCAAATTTGCATCGGTCTTTTGCCGGGCAGCCGGCGAGGGGAGGTGGCACGTCTGGCACCGCCCTTCGCGGCGACCGTCAAGTGGCTGCTGGAGCGAAGGCCACAGCTGCAGTTCATCGCGGCGCCGGCGAATGAACCGGCCCGCCGGATCCTGACCGCCGCACTGGCCGAGGCTGGCGTGGCGGAGCGGGTGCGCCTGGCGGACGGGCAGGCCCAGCAGGTGATGGCCGCCGCGGATGTGCTGCTGCTGGCGTCCGGCACGGCCACCCTGGAGGCTGCTTTGGTGAAGCGACCGATGGTCGTGGCCTATCGCCTGGGCTGGCCGACCAGCTTTTTGCTCAAGACCTTGCAGCTTTTCAGGGCTCCTTTCTTTGCTCAGCCCAACCTGTTGGCGGGCCGGCAGATCGTTCCCGAGTACTTCAACCGGCAAGTGCGCGCGGAGGTGCTCGGACCGGCCCTGCTGGCACAGCTCGAGCGTGCGGATCGCGAGCAGCTGATGCAAACTTTCACAGACATGCACGGCATGCTGCGGCGTGACGCGAGCGCCAGCGCGGCGGCGGCGATCGTTGCGCTGATCGATGATGGGACCGAGTGCGAGGCGCACGGGGAACGGCGGGCATGA